One window from the genome of Moraxella nasibovis encodes:
- a CDS encoding PepSY domain-containing protein: MMLPKKLAFCSVLMAAMAMPAMADGSVSAATLDAVEFNNKQFNKNRTQAIRKLQERGYQVRSIQLKSHGETPAFVMYATKNGMRYVIKLTYADLKIIQETRLDAV, translated from the coding sequence ATGATGTTACCAAAAAAGTTAGCGTTTTGCTCTGTATTGATGGCGGCGATGGCAATGCCTGCGATGGCGGATGGCTCGGTCTCTGCCGCTACGCTTGATGCTGTGGAGTTTAATAATAAACAATTCAACAAAAATCGCACGCAAGCCATTCGCAAGCTGCAAGAGCGTGGCTATCAAGTGCGCAGCATTCAGCTAAAATCGCATGGTGAGACGCCTGCATTTGTCATGTATGCCACAAAAAACGGCATGCGATATGTCATTAAGCTGACCTATGCCGACCTAAAAATCATTCAAGAAACCCGCTTGGACGCCGTCTGA
- the pyrH gene encoding UMP kinase yields MSDKNPKFSRILLKLSGEALAGGRDMGIDASILDQMSLSIAHLRGLGVQVGIVVGGGNLYRGSTLQKEGLVGRVTGDQMGMLATVMNGLAMRDALVRRNITTRLMSAVAISTIGEPYSSRDAIRHLNNGEVCIFVAGTGNPFFTTDTAACLRGIEIEAGLILKATKVDGVYDKDPSIHDDAVKYDSLSFDEVLEKKLGVMDLTAIALCREHNVPLQVFDMNKPNALLNVVMGEPEGTRVYH; encoded by the coding sequence ATGTCTGATAAAAATCCAAAATTTTCTCGTATTTTATTAAAACTGTCTGGCGAGGCGTTGGCGGGTGGTCGTGACATGGGCATTGATGCGTCCATTCTTGACCAGATGAGCCTATCTATTGCGCACTTGCGTGGCTTGGGCGTGCAGGTGGGCATCGTCGTCGGCGGTGGTAACCTATACCGTGGCTCAACCCTACAAAAAGAAGGCTTGGTCGGTCGTGTGACGGGTGATCAAATGGGCATGCTTGCCACGGTGATGAACGGTCTTGCCATGCGTGATGCACTGGTGCGTCGCAACATCACCACCCGACTCATGTCAGCGGTCGCCATCTCTACCATCGGTGAGCCGTATTCTAGCCGTGATGCCATTCGCCACCTTAATAACGGCGAAGTGTGTATCTTTGTGGCAGGCACGGGCAACCCATTTTTTACCACCGACACGGCGGCGTGCTTGCGAGGCATTGAGATCGAAGCGGGCTTGATTTTAAAAGCGACCAAAGTCGATGGCGTGTATGACAAAGACCCAAGCATTCATGACGATGCCGTCAAATATGACAGCCTGTCTTTTGATGAAGTGCTTGAAAAGAAACTGGGGGTGATGGATTTGACCGCCATCGCTTTGTGCCGTGAGCACAATGTGCCACTACAAGTCTTTGACATGAATAAGCCAAATGCGCTCTTGAATGTCGTGATGGGCGAGCCTGAGGGTACTCGGGTGTATCACTGA
- the frr gene encoding ribosome recycling factor: protein MINDIKKDGEGRMQKSLDALETAFAKLRTGRAHPGILSGVMVSYYGSDMPLNQVASVNVEDNRTLLVQPFDRSMVQAVDKAIREADLGLNPMTADVIRVPMPALTEETRRDMQKLARSDAESARVSVRNIRRDMLGDIKKLVKDKEVSEDDERRAETDIQKLTDDFIKTIDARLAKKESELMEV, encoded by the coding sequence ATGATTAACGACATTAAAAAAGACGGCGAAGGTCGTATGCAAAAATCACTTGACGCCTTAGAGACAGCATTTGCCAAGCTGCGTACAGGGCGTGCGCATCCAGGCATCTTGTCAGGTGTGATGGTGAGCTACTACGGCTCTGACATGCCACTCAACCAAGTCGCCAGCGTCAATGTTGAGGACAACCGCACGCTTTTGGTGCAGCCGTTTGATCGCTCTATGGTGCAGGCGGTAGATAAAGCGATTCGTGAGGCGGATTTGGGTCTAAACCCGATGACTGCCGATGTGATTCGTGTGCCAATGCCTGCCTTGACCGAAGAGACTCGCCGTGACATGCAAAAACTGGCTCGCTCTGATGCTGAGTCTGCGCGTGTGTCTGTACGCAATATCCGCCGTGACATGCTGGGCGACATCAAAAAACTGGTCAAAGACAAAGAAGTGAGCGAAGATGATGAGCGTCGTGCTGAGACCGACATCCAAAAGCTTACCGATGACTTCATTAAGACCATCGATGCTCGCCTTGCCAAAAAAGAAAGCGAGCTGATGGAAGTGTGA
- the uppS gene encoding polyprenyl diphosphate synthase codes for MQQTANLPPLATVPKHIAIIMDGNNRYGKSNNLATGQGHIKGKDALDPIVEHCLARGVSVLTVFAFSSENWARPKAEVELLMHLLEQTIHEQMPRMNQYRIRLRFIGDRSALSPKLAALMADAEQKTAHFEAMTLVIAISYGGKWDIACAAKTLAQRVADGTLDADAIDETMLGECVALADHPPVDMLIRTGGDYRISNFLLWQAAYAELFFTPTLWPDFSADELDGMMQNFANRERRFGKTSEQIACEQMGE; via the coding sequence ATGCAACAGACCGCCAATTTACCGCCACTTGCCACCGTGCCAAAGCACATCGCCATCATCATGGATGGCAATAATCGCTATGGCAAATCAAACAATCTTGCCACAGGGCAGGGGCACATCAAGGGTAAGGATGCGCTTGATCCCATTGTTGAGCATTGCTTGGCTCGTGGTGTGTCGGTGCTGACGGTGTTTGCATTTTCCAGTGAAAACTGGGCAAGACCTAAGGCGGAGGTCGAGCTTTTGATGCATCTTTTGGAGCAGACCATTCATGAGCAGATGCCCCGCATGAATCAATACCGCATTCGCTTGCGTTTCATCGGTGATAGAAGTGCTTTGTCGCCCAAGCTTGCAGCACTGATGGCGGATGCTGAGCAAAAAACAGCGCACTTTGAGGCGATGACTTTGGTGATTGCCATCAGCTATGGCGGTAAGTGGGACATTGCTTGTGCTGCCAAAACACTTGCCCAAAGGGTCGCTGATGGCACTTTGGATGCTGATGCCATCGATGAGACGATGCTGGGTGAGTGCGTGGCGCTTGCCGATCATCCGCCAGTGGACATGCTGATTCGCACAGGTGGTGATTATCGCATTTCTAATTTTTTGCTGTGGCAGGCGGCGTATGCAGAGCTGTTTTTTACGCCGACGCTGTGGCCTGATTTTAGTGCCGATGAGCTTGACGGCATGATGCAAAATTTTGCCAATCGTGAGCGCCGCTTTGGCAAGACCAGTGAACAGATCGCTTGTGAGCAGATGGGAGAGTAA
- a CDS encoding phosphatidate cytidylyltransferase, translated as MWQRIKTAIVLVLIVGFALFASKTPIFVIPLLSIAVLIAAHEWTRLMPKWGSPLTFIAITFVLTLGSVFVPQTWVLWWALSLVIWTMAMMWVKQYPDKEKWYGRRLVYMGGVILTAAITAMYGLWQMSPWWLMYVFLLVWCADSGAYFVGRKFGKRKLAPNVSPNKSVEGLIGGLITAGVVAGVVGHYLQLSGVALFWFLGLSALTVGASVLGDLFESMLKRRAGIKDSGNILPGHGGVLDRIDSLLSATPVFAFGFWVLLEMGVFAEVWMKIYMASLSQIL; from the coding sequence ATGTGGCAACGAATAAAAACCGCCATCGTATTGGTGCTGATAGTTGGCTTTGCGCTGTTTGCCAGTAAGACGCCGATTTTTGTGATTCCGCTTTTGTCCATCGCAGTGCTCATCGCAGCCCACGAGTGGACAAGGCTCATGCCCAAATGGGGCAGCCCCTTGACCTTTATCGCCATTACTTTTGTGCTGACGCTTGGGTCGGTGTTTGTGCCGCAGACTTGGGTGCTGTGGTGGGCGCTGTCACTCGTCATCTGGACGATGGCGATGATGTGGGTCAAGCAATATCCCGATAAAGAAAAATGGTACGGTCGCCGTTTGGTATATATGGGAGGCGTGATTTTGACTGCCGCCATCACCGCCATGTATGGGCTGTGGCAGATGTCGCCTTGGTGGCTGATGTATGTGTTTTTGCTGGTGTGGTGTGCCGATAGCGGTGCGTATTTTGTTGGTCGTAAGTTTGGCAAAAGAAAACTTGCCCCCAATGTTTCGCCAAATAAGTCTGTGGAAGGGCTGATTGGCGGCTTAATCACCGCAGGCGTGGTCGCGGGCGTGGTCGGTCATTATTTGCAGTTGTCAGGCGTGGCGTTGTTTTGGTTTTTGGGCTTGTCTGCCTTGACGGTGGGGGCGAGCGTGCTTGGCGATTTGTTTGAATCCATGCTCAAACGCCGTGCAGGTATTAAGGATTCTGGTAATATTCTGCCTGGACATGGCGGTGTGCTTGACCGCATTGACAGTCTTTTGTCTGCCACGCCTGTGTTTGCCTTTGGATTTTGGGTGTTGCTTGAAATGGGTGTGTTCGCTGAAGTGTGGATGAAAATTTACATGGCGAGCTTATCGCAGATTTTGTGA
- the dxr gene encoding 1-deoxy-D-xylulose-5-phosphate reductoisomerase: MNEPKSSCVQRLAVLGATGSIGDSTLQLVRLHRERYRVVALSGFHQVDKLLSLCQEFLPDFVCVSDEKVAECRQKIDELGLGIQVLSGDDGLAKMATLPTVDTVVAAIVGAAGLSSTLAAAHAGKRILLANKESLVMAGHLVMAAAKASGASILPIDSEHNAIFQCLPKPVQTDNQAIHDSSHGIKQLWLTASGGGFLHKSIEQMRSASPADAIKHPNWSMGKKISIDSATMMNKGLELIEACHLFDLPEEHIGIVIHPDSVVHSLVEYVDGSLLAQLGSPDMKTPIAHALAYPERISTGERSLDLYALSNLSFLEPDLEKFPALTLARVAAQRGTGACITLNAANEVAVSAFLAEQIRLTDIAAVVQYCLEHPSLIAHFDDDFAQLSDILAMDQKVRSVAMSWVDEGLA; encoded by the coding sequence ATGAATGAGCCAAAATCCTCTTGTGTGCAACGCCTTGCTGTATTGGGTGCGACAGGCTCAATCGGGGATAGTACATTGCAATTGGTGCGTCTGCACCGTGAGCGATACCGTGTGGTGGCGTTGTCAGGATTTCATCAGGTGGATAAGCTGTTGTCGCTGTGTCAAGAGTTTTTGCCTGATTTTGTGTGTGTGTCCGATGAAAAAGTGGCTGAATGTCGCCAAAAAATAGATGAGCTTGGGCTGGGTATTCAGGTGTTGTCAGGCGATGATGGCTTGGCTAAGATGGCGACTTTGCCTACGGTGGATACGGTGGTGGCGGCGATTGTTGGGGCGGCGGGGCTGTCATCTACACTGGCGGCAGCTCATGCGGGTAAGCGGATTTTACTTGCCAATAAAGAATCACTCGTCATGGCGGGGCATTTGGTCATGGCGGCTGCCAAAGCGTCAGGTGCGAGCATTTTACCGATTGACAGCGAGCATAATGCGATTTTTCAATGTTTGCCAAAGCCTGTGCAGACGGACAATCAAGCCATTCATGACAGCAGTCACGGCATCAAACAGCTTTGGCTGACCGCATCTGGTGGCGGATTTTTACACAAATCCATAGAGCAAATGCGCAGCGCAAGCCCTGCCGACGCCATCAAGCACCCAAATTGGTCAATGGGTAAAAAGATTTCCATTGACAGTGCCACCATGATGAATAAAGGGCTTGAGCTGATTGAAGCGTGTCATTTGTTTGATTTGCCAGAAGAGCATATTGGCATTGTCATTCACCCTGACAGTGTGGTGCATTCGTTGGTGGAATATGTCGATGGGTCGCTATTGGCACAGCTTGGCAGTCCTGACATGAAAACGCCCATCGCTCATGCCTTGGCTTATCCAGAGCGTATCAGTACAGGTGAGCGTTCACTGGATTTGTATGCGTTATCTAATTTAAGCTTTTTAGAGCCAGACCTTGAAAAATTCCCTGCACTTACTTTGGCAAGAGTCGCCGCTCAGCGTGGCACGGGTGCGTGCATTACGCTAAATGCTGCCAATGAAGTGGCGGTGTCGGCGTTTTTGGCAGAACAAATCCGCCTAACTGACATTGCCGCTGTGGTGCAATATTGCTTAGAGCACCCATCATTGATTGCTCATTTTGATGATGATTTTGCTCAATTATCGGACATTTTGGCGATGGATCAAAAAGTACGATCGGTGGCGATGTCTTGGGTTGATGAGGGCTTGGCATGA
- the rseP gene encoding RIP metalloprotease RseP has protein sequence MTAIWMFLAAVCVLGPLVALHEWGHYIVARLCGVKVLTYSIGFGPKLFGWTSKKTGIDYRISAIPLGGYVKMLDGREGSVAEHERHLAFDQQHPLKKIAIVAAGPLMNFIIAIGLFFVLFLQPSEQLNTRIGKILPDTPASQSLVVGEKITAIDDKAVTTWEEVNYALAGRMGESGSLSVTTEQGGKYSQKTVSISTFMQGEHKSQDAISSFGALPYQPVIEPVLAEVVPDGAAALMGLKVGDRVVAIDGTKIDNWADATPIIRQNPEKMLSFDIIRDGKMMTVPVMPRGVTVRNQTIGQIGVRVNYDAQSAIPDEYRTTIDHTPMQALDKSFAKTYDLAKMTLDAMKKMITGLIGVENLSGPITIAEVSKTSFEIGWQQVLSTAAIISLSLAVMNLLPIPVLDGGHLVYYTYELIRGRPMSEKVQVFGMKIGFTLLLCFMVLAIGNDIMRLFG, from the coding sequence ATGACGGCGATATGGATGTTTTTGGCGGCGGTGTGTGTGCTAGGACCGCTTGTGGCGCTGCACGAATGGGGGCATTACATCGTGGCTCGTCTGTGCGGTGTGAAGGTGCTGACTTATTCGATCGGATTTGGTCCTAAGCTTTTTGGTTGGACGAGTAAAAAGACTGGCATTGATTATCGCATCTCAGCCATTCCTTTGGGCGGCTATGTGAAGATGCTTGATGGGCGTGAGGGTAGTGTGGCAGAGCATGAGCGTCATTTGGCGTTTGATCAGCAGCACCCACTCAAAAAAATCGCCATCGTTGCGGCAGGTCCTTTGATGAATTTTATCATCGCCATTGGGCTGTTTTTTGTGCTGTTTTTGCAGCCAAGCGAGCAGTTAAACACTCGCATTGGCAAAATTTTGCCTGATACGCCTGCATCGCAAAGCTTGGTGGTGGGTGAGAAAATCACTGCCATTGATGATAAGGCTGTGACCACTTGGGAAGAGGTAAATTATGCCTTGGCAGGTCGCATGGGCGAGTCTGGCAGCCTTAGCGTCACCACTGAGCAAGGTGGCAAATACAGCCAAAAAACCGTCAGCATCAGCACTTTCATGCAAGGCGAGCATAAGAGCCAAGACGCCATATCCAGCTTTGGGGCGCTGCCTTACCAGCCAGTGATTGAGCCTGTGCTGGCAGAAGTCGTGCCAGATGGTGCGGCTGCGCTCATGGGTCTAAAAGTGGGCGATAGGGTGGTTGCCATTGATGGCACTAAGATTGACAACTGGGCTGATGCCACACCCATCATTCGCCAAAACCCTGAAAAAATGCTGTCCTTTGACATCATCCGTGATGGCAAAATGATGACGGTACCAGTGATGCCAAGAGGCGTCACGGTGCGTAATCAAACGATAGGTCAGATCGGCGTGAGGGTCAACTATGATGCCCAAAGCGCCATACCTGACGAATATCGCACTACCATCGACCACACGCCCATGCAGGCGCTGGACAAGTCATTTGCTAAGACTTACGATTTGGCAAAAATGACGCTTGATGCGATGAAAAAAATGATCACAGGGCTCATTGGCGTTGAAAATCTTTCAGGTCCTATTACCATCGCTGAGGTGTCCAAGACCAGCTTTGAAATCGGCTGGCAGCAGGTGTTATCCACTGCCGCCATCATCAGCTTGTCTTTGGCGGTGATGAATCTTTTGCCCATTCCTGTGCTTGATGGCGGTCATTTGGTGTATTATACTTATGAGCTGATCCGTGGTCGCCCGATGAGCGAAAAGGTGCAAGTGTTTGGCATGAAGATTGGCTTTACCTTGCTTTTGTGTTTCATGGTGCTAGCAATTGGTAACGACATCATGCGGTTGTTTGGCTGA
- the bamA gene encoding outer membrane protein assembly factor BamA, translating into MRMPKFSGFVTTSITTAVIMAMAAPAYAATFVANDIAISGLQRVTAESLQSALPIRLGQSVTDEMLAQSIRALYATEHFSNVQADVNGDRVVFYVTERPVIAELNFKGNKLIPKAGLEEGLKSTGLAVGNVLKQSTVTAIENELKNQYISQGYYNSDIQVKQTELDGNRVKLDIEFIEGKAARVVDVNIIGNQYFSDDDIKDELALKDKVINPLSKANRYSQEKLNASLESLRALYLNEGFVRFKVDGSSLSIDEDKNKVFVEIALTEGEKYNFGKVQFLGDVTYDLTELNDLVTFKEGEGYSQSKLEALTASLGEKFGDDGYYYAQIRPVTRINDETRTVDVDYYLDPVRPVYVRRINFGGNVKTKDEVLRREMRQLEGALASNSKIQLSRARLMRTGFFKDVQVQVVPVPNTPDQVDVNYTVEEQASGSSTIAAGYSQSGGVTFQVELSQANFMGTGNRVNASFSRSETRDVYSLGMTDPYFTENGVSQSLSAYYRKTKYDNKNISGYVLDSYGASLRYGYPINENQRISAGINIDNTEVQGGSGMAISNVKQLIEDGGTITAFDNNNTGFNNDYTTYNATLGWSYSSLDRPVFPTKGMSHDVDLTLGFGDKTYQKAVYTGNIYRPFLKGTILRGYTRLGYGNDLPFYENFYAGGYGSVRGYDASSLGPRSQPYNVASVNQRYTLGENVGGNALATFGAELILPMPFKGDWADQVRPVLFFEGGQVFDTTGMDKETVNLNALTNGLAQSTDYPLLEQDKEFRYSAGVGATWYTPIGPLSISYSKPINSKDTDETEKVQFQIGSVF; encoded by the coding sequence ATGCGTATGCCTAAATTTTCAGGTTTTGTAACCACTTCGATCACGACGGCAGTCATCATGGCGATGGCAGCCCCTGCGTATGCCGCCACTTTTGTCGCCAATGACATCGCCATATCAGGCTTGCAGCGTGTGACTGCCGAGAGCTTGCAATCGGCACTGCCGATCCGCTTGGGACAGAGTGTGACTGATGAGATGCTGGCTCAGAGCATTCGTGCCCTGTATGCCACTGAGCATTTTTCTAATGTGCAAGCCGATGTCAATGGCGACCGTGTGGTGTTTTATGTCACTGAGCGCCCTGTGATTGCAGAGCTGAACTTTAAGGGTAATAAACTCATCCCCAAAGCAGGTCTTGAAGAAGGTCTAAAAAGCACAGGGCTTGCGGTGGGCAATGTCTTAAAGCAATCGACCGTCACCGCCATCGAAAATGAGCTAAAAAACCAATACATCTCGCAAGGCTACTACAACAGCGACATTCAAGTCAAACAAACCGAGCTTGATGGCAACCGTGTTAAGCTGGACATTGAGTTCATCGAGGGCAAGGCGGCTCGTGTCGTCGATGTCAATATCATCGGCAACCAATATTTTAGCGATGACGACATCAAAGATGAGCTGGCACTCAAAGACAAAGTCATCAATCCACTCTCCAAAGCCAACCGTTATAGCCAAGAAAAGCTGAACGCCAGCCTTGAATCTTTGCGTGCGCTGTATCTGAACGAAGGTTTTGTTCGCTTTAAGGTCGATGGCTCATCGCTGTCTATTGATGAAGACAAAAATAAAGTCTTTGTGGAGATTGCGCTGACTGAGGGCGAAAAGTACAATTTTGGTAAAGTGCAGTTTTTGGGTGATGTCACTTATGATTTGACTGAGCTCAATGACCTTGTGACTTTCAAAGAAGGCGAGGGTTATTCACAAAGTAAGCTTGAAGCTTTGACCGCAAGCCTTGGTGAGAAGTTTGGCGACGACGGCTATTATTATGCTCAGATTCGCCCTGTCACCCGCATCAATGACGAGACACGCACGGTCGATGTCGATTATTATCTTGACCCTGTGCGCCCTGTGTATGTGCGCCGTATCAACTTTGGTGGTAATGTCAAGACCAAGGACGAAGTACTGCGCCGTGAGATGCGTCAGCTTGAAGGGGCGCTCGCATCAAACAGCAAGATTCAGCTGTCTAGAGCACGCTTGATGCGTACGGGCTTTTTTAAGGATGTGCAAGTGCAGGTCGTGCCTGTGCCAAACACCCCAGACCAAGTGGATGTCAATTATACCGTGGAAGAGCAGGCATCAGGCTCATCGACCATCGCCGCAGGTTATAGTCAGTCGGGCGGGGTTACTTTCCAAGTGGAGTTATCTCAAGCCAACTTCATGGGTACGGGCAACCGTGTCAATGCGTCATTTTCTCGCTCAGAGACACGAGATGTGTACAGCCTTGGTATGACCGACCCTTATTTCACCGAAAATGGCGTTTCACAGAGTCTGAGTGCTTATTATCGTAAGACTAAGTATGACAACAAAAACATCAGCGGCTATGTGCTAGACTCGTATGGCGCATCTTTGCGTTATGGCTATCCGATCAATGAAAATCAGCGTATCAGTGCTGGCATTAACATCGACAATACCGAAGTGCAAGGCGGCTCTGGCATGGCAATCAGCAATGTCAAGCAGCTCATTGAAGACGGCGGTACAATCACAGCATTTGATAACAACAACACAGGCTTTAATAACGACTACACCACCTATAATGCGACGCTGGGCTGGAGTTATTCTAGCCTAGACCGCCCAGTATTCCCAACCAAAGGCATGAGCCATGATGTCGATCTGACTTTGGGCTTTGGTGATAAGACTTATCAAAAGGCGGTTTATACAGGCAATATTTACCGACCATTCCTAAAAGGCACGATTTTGCGTGGCTATACTCGTCTGGGTTATGGTAATGATTTGCCATTTTATGAAAACTTCTATGCAGGCGGCTATGGCTCGGTGCGTGGCTATGACGCATCTAGCCTAGGTCCCCGCTCACAGCCTTACAATGTGGCAAGCGTCAATCAGCGATATACATTGGGCGAAAATGTCGGTGGTAATGCGCTGGCGACTTTTGGTGCTGAGCTGATTTTGCCAATGCCATTTAAAGGCGACTGGGCAGATCAGGTGCGTCCAGTGCTATTCTTTGAAGGCGGTCAAGTCTTTGACACCACGGGCATGGACAAAGAGACGGTCAATCTAAACGCACTGACCAATGGTTTGGCACAATCTACCGATTATCCGCTATTAGAGCAGGACAAAGAGTTCCGTTATAGCGCAGGTGTCGGTGCGACTTGGTACACGCCGATCGGTCCTTTGTCAATCAGCTACTCTAAGCCGATCAACAGCAAAGATACCGATGAAACCGAAAAAGTCCAATTCCAAATCGGTAGTGTGTTTTAA
- the lpxD gene encoding UDP-3-O-(3-hydroxymyristoyl)glucosamine N-acyltransferase has product MVGVSCLIRAIEEKQPVLNKAALASFEGIQVSRVADLSDADGSALAFLSAQKYADDLAHTAAGVVIVSESFASLVPPDVCALIVKDAYLAYACVSVLFEYEAASPSIHPSAIIAPSAILGEGVSVGAYAVIGERVKIGKHGHIGQGVSIEDGAVLGEGCHIASHVTIAHHSLLGDRVRIHAGASIGSEGFGFAPHPTKEGLKWQRIAQLGRVIIGDDVRIGSHTCIDRGAVGDTVIGNHVIIDNLVQIAHNVRIGDGTAIAAKVGIAGSTHIGKGCIIGGAVGIAGHLHIADGVTLTGMTMVTGHIKESGSYSSGTTAMPSTKWRRAAVRFRQSGEK; this is encoded by the coding sequence ATGGTTGGTGTTTCTTGCCTGATTCGCGCCATCGAAGAAAAGCAGCCAGTGCTGAATAAAGCAGCGCTGGCAAGCTTTGAGGGCATACAGGTCAGCCGTGTGGCAGATCTGTCAGACGCCGATGGCAGCGCATTGGCGTTTTTGTCTGCTCAAAAGTACGCTGATGACTTAGCGCATACGGCGGCAGGTGTGGTCATTGTCAGTGAGTCATTTGCCAGTCTTGTGCCACCAGATGTGTGCGCATTGATTGTCAAAGATGCTTATTTGGCTTATGCTTGTGTCAGTGTGCTTTTTGAGTATGAGGCGGCATCGCCTAGTATTCATCCAAGCGCCATCATTGCGCCATCTGCCATTTTGGGCGAGGGCGTGTCGGTGGGTGCTTATGCGGTCATCGGTGAGCGTGTCAAGATTGGTAAGCATGGTCATATCGGACAGGGCGTATCCATAGAAGATGGTGCGGTGCTGGGCGAGGGGTGTCACATTGCATCTCATGTCACCATCGCTCATCACAGCCTGCTTGGCGATAGAGTGCGCATCCATGCGGGGGCAAGCATTGGCTCGGAGGGCTTTGGCTTTGCACCACACCCCACCAAAGAAGGTCTAAAATGGCAGCGCATCGCTCAGCTGGGGCGTGTCATCATCGGTGATGATGTTCGCATCGGCAGCCACACCTGCATTGATCGTGGGGCGGTGGGCGATACGGTCATTGGCAATCATGTCATCATCGACAATCTGGTGCAAATCGCTCATAATGTACGCATCGGAGACGGTACAGCGATCGCTGCTAAGGTCGGCATCGCAGGCAGCACGCACATTGGCAAAGGCTGTATCATTGGCGGTGCGGTGGGTATCGCAGGACATCTGCACATCGCTGATGGCGTGACTTTGACTGGTATGACGATGGTTACCGGTCACATCAAAGAATCAGGTAGCTATTCATCAGGTACGACAGCCATGCCATCAACCAAGTGGCGACGGGCGGCGGTGAGATTCCGCCAGTCTGGCGAGAAATGA